aagaattgatgcttttgaactgtggtgttggagaagactcttgagagtcccttggactgcaaggaaatccaaccagtccattctgaaggagatctaccctgggatttctttggaaggaatgatgctaaagctgaaactccagtactttggccacctcatgcgaagagttgactcattggaaaagactctgatgctgggagggattgagggcaggaggagaaggggacgacagaggatgagatggctggatggcatcactgactcaatggacctgagtctgagtgaactccaggagttggtgatggacagggaggcctggagtgctgcgattcatggggtcgcaaagagtcggacatgactgagcgactgaactgaactgaactgaactgtggtcactcacctagagccagacatcctggaatgtgaagtcaagcaggccttacaaagcattactataaacaaagctagtggaggtgatggaattccactgagctatttcaaatcctaaaagatgatgctgttaaagtgctgcatgcaatatgccagcaaatttggaaaactcagcagtggccacaggactggaaaaggtcagttttcattccagtctcaaagaaaggtaatggcaaagaatgttcaaattaccatacaaatgcactcatttcacatgctagcaagattatgctcaaaatccttcatgctaggcttcagtagcacgtgaactgagaacttccagatgtacaagatggatttagaaaaggcagatgaaccagagatcaaattgccaacatctgtctgctggatcatagaaaaagcaagggaattccccaaaaatatctacttctgcttcattgactacactgaagcctttgtgtggatcacaacaaactgtggaatattcttaaatagatgggaatacaagaccaccttacctgcctcctgtatgcaggataagaagcaagttagaattggacatgaaacaatggactggttcataattgggaaaggagtacataaaggctgcatactgtcaccctgcttatttaaattctatgcagagtacatcatgcaaaatgctgggctggatgattcacaagctggaatcaagatttccaggagaaatatcaacagcctgaGACATGAAgctgataccactttaatgacagaaagtgaagaactaaaaagcctcttgaggaaggtgaaagaggagagtgaaaaagctagcttaaaactcaatattcaaaatcatggcatccagtcccatcacttcttggcaaatagatggggaaatagtgagaacagtgtcagatttcattttcttgggctccacaatcactgtggatggtgactgcagccacaaaattaaaagacacttgctccttggaagaaaagctatgacaaacctagatggcgtattaaaaagcagagacatccctttgccagcaaaggtctgtataagtcaaagctatggcttctcCACTagccacgtatggatgtgagaattggaccatcaggaaggttgagcaccgaagacttgatgctttcaaactgtggtgcttgagaagactcttgagagtcccctggacagcaagaagatcaaaccaatcaattttaaaggaaatcaacccggaatattcattgcaaggactggtgctgaagctgaagctccaataccttggccaccttatgcagagagctgactcattggaaaagaccctgatgctgagaaagattgaaggcaagaggagaagggggtgacagaggataagatggttgaatgacatcactgactcaatggacatgagtttgagcaaactccaggagatagtgaaggacagggaagcctggagtgctgcagttcaggggtcacaaagagtcggacatgacctagtgagtgagcagcaacaacaaaaccttCTCATGGAAATAGAGTAGCCAAAACCACATGCCCATGGGTAGCAGTTAATGAGAAACTAGAAACCCCCTCAGTCTCTGGTAAGACTGAGTCATTCACAAAAATTACCAGGCTATGGTGAAAggagaacaaaaataaaccagGTTCCTGCTGATGGGCAAGAAGCCAAAATGAAGAAGAATATTGGGTATTAGGGCAGTGTGATTAGGCCCACAGATACTATGTCTTCTGATAGTAGTTATGAATAGAAACCAAATAATAATTGCTAATAACATGTAGGTGACCAACCCTTGAGAGCtaaggcagagagaaagaaggatgCCATTACACCTTGTCTCTGGTTCACTGAGTTTCCTGGGGGTGTGTGATCATCTTGGGTAAAATCATTTAACTAAACCATTTTTGCTAAGCTTTCATGGAGTCCTTCTCTGAATGGTGTCTAATGATAAAGCCCACTGGTTTATGCCTCCTGCAAAAGTTATTGTTATTCCAGAACTGAATAGGTGAAATATTGATGGAACCGCCATGAAGAACCTATTTCCAGGTGGCCTCACATCTCCCTTTCGAAGTGTTTTAAAACTGGTTTCACCTAAAAGCAAATAGCAGAAACGGATTGGGATTAAATCCCATACAAAAGCAGTGTAAGGAAACAGAACAAGGAGCAGAATGTCATCTCTTCAGACAGTAAAAGCAAGTTGGAAAAGACAGGCCCACAAAACAGATCAAAAGTGTAGCCTATCATTTCAAAATGGGTGAAAAGACAGTAGGAAAAATgatgcaaaaaatgaaaaaacatggaTCAAAAGGGAATGGCAAGTTACTATTTAATGgttacagagtttctgttgaggATGGTGAAAAAGTTCcggaaataataaatgctgataaATGCCACCCGCGGGTATTTGGTGGCTCTATTTCCATGAAAGGGTTTGGGGAGATTCAAAAACTATTCTGCTGGGCCCATCTTTCTGAGGTCCTGCTCAATGTTTtgatataattattttgaatttggaTAGTGGTGATGATTATACAACATCATGAATGCATTTAATGTCATTGAATtgcatacttaaaaatggttgaaataatcaattttatgtatgttttaccataataaaagatgaaaaagcagTATAAGTTAGAATTAGGTAAGATAACAGAACTTAGGACagaattcaaaataaaagaaataaattcataaatgaagtctgtttaaaataatacaatataatgtcttaatagaaacaaaaggagaaaaattttataatttgatttATTATTGTTGCTGCACAAGctattctttagttgtggtgagcagggtctAACTTTTTGTTGcagggtgcaggcttctcactgtggtggcttctcttgttgtggagtacaggctcaatagttacggcacatgggcttagctgcttcatAGCATgagggatcctcctggaccaaggattgaacccatgtctcctgcattggcaggcatattctttacccctgaatcACCAAGAAacccaaaaaaggagaaaatttttaaaaataagatgcaaACAATTCTAGAGAAatgggaaatataaaaaaaagatagGCAAAAAAGAGGACAATCTATAAAGAGTAATATAAATATGTAGAAGAATCTATTTTACCATAAAGGTGACATCTCACATCTGTGAGACAGGTTAGTCaataaattgtgatatatacatattGGGGTATAAATACTTCTCTGGAAGCAAATCTCTGAGGAGGGAATGTGTGGCTGCAGAACTTAGGGAATAGGGTGAATTTCCATTGAATATGCTTGTGTACCTTTTCAAACATTTTGTCGTGTGAAGTTTGTCTGAGTTCTAACCCCAGCTCCCCCAGTTGCTAGCTCTTAATCTTGGGCAAATTCTTCCCACTCTCTAAACCTCTGTATCTGCAAAACAGGGTCAATAACTTAGCCTGGTGCTGCCTGGCACAAGATAAACTCTCGATAAATGGAAATACTTAgtggaaaccacccaaatgttTACCGATGGATGAAAGGATTTTTATATTGGATTacacagtcataaaaaggaatgacgcACTAACACaagctacagcatggatgaactgGAAAACATTACgctgagagaagccagacacacTGGTCACGTTTACATTATTCCGTATACATGCAGGGTCCAGAAAAGGGCAAAACCATAGACACACAAAGTAAATTGATGATTGCAGGGGCTGAAGAAGGAGGGGATGAGGAGGGCCTGCTGATGGTTATgggggtttcttttgggggtgatgaaaatgtgatGGGTTAGATACTGGTGATGATTGCATGCATAGGCTCGTGAAAGTTCTAAATGGCACTGAAGTTGGAGTTCAAAGGCGAATTTTAAGATATgtgaatcatatctcaataaaataatttacaaatgaaaactGCCAATTTTCCTATAGTCACTATCCACTGtttccatctctccctccttTTCAGGCCCACTCTCTGCCACTGCCCCCAACCCCTGGCCCGCATTAACCCCAGCCCCGActctgccaccccccacccccacccactacTCACCCCCAACCCTTGCCACCCCTGCCACCCCACCTCCTCATCTTCACTCCCTTGAGCTGCCTCCCAAGGAGCCTCTGGACTGCAGGATACCTGCAACCTGTGGCTGCGGAAGCAGCGACCTACTGCGCATGTGCCTACCGCTCTCACCCTTGAAAATGGACACTTGCGGAGGATTTTTCTCGTGCGCTTCAGTTGATGGCGATGTTTTGATGGCGTTATTTAGAGAAGGCAGCACGCGCACGGGTTAATGGAGGAAGCCCCTCAAGTTAACGTTTCGGCCCCTGCAGAAGTTTGATCTCTTCCGCCAGAAACCTCCGGATGCTATGCTCTAAAAGCCAGGTTGGCGGCCTACCGGAACTTGCAAATACTGAGGACTTTGCGGGGCCTTTGGGCCTCAGATTGAGGCCTTGTACCTCCGCATGCGATGTGACCTCAGCCTGTTGCTGAAGCTCACTGAATGCAGAGGCACAGGAATACTGGCCCTGCCTGTTGTTGCCAGGGTTCACTCAACAGTGTATTGCTGCCCTGGTGCCTAGGTGTTGAGTAAATGGTGCTTTCTACCCGAGGCCCTGTTCCTGAGCCTCCTGCTGCAGCAGTTCACTTGGCCCTCGCCCTCTTGTCAGCTGCCAAGATAACGCTGAGCCCTTGCCACTCACCTGGTAGACTTCCCACTTCCCCTCTATCATCACCCTTAGGTAACTCAGACCTTTCGGAGGGGTGTCCTGAACCTCTTGAAATACCTATCTAGTGGTGGTGAGACATATGGCCAATCTCAAGGAGAcactttttctgtttctccttgtcAAACTAGACTCATCTGTCATCTTCAACTCTACTCAGATTTTGTTCTTTCAACCCTAACCTCAGATCCTACATTTTACTTCTACCATTTCCCCCACTCCTGCTTCCTTTTATAAATCCATAAAATCTCTTGGCCTTCCTAGCCCTGGGCCaagttccttcctctttcctcagGTTTTACAccttttccctccttctctcATCCAACATTCAGTCCTTCCTTTCTTGTGCAGACTTTGATTCCtgccccaaccaaaaaaaaaaaaaaaaagacacagttaACATCATCTCAAATTCAAAAGTCTTCTTTATTATTTGCCTATTAACTCTATTATATTTGTtcagttttaagttttaaaatatatcagaatAAATAGAGAAATTTATACCTATCTATCTATGGAAAAACAACTAGTACCCCAGGTGGCACCAACAATCCTAGCAGCTCTCACATGGCATACCCATAGTATCGAGcaatttccatctctttttccCTCTCAATGAAATACTGCACTTTCCCCAAAGAGGTGTATTTAGCAGCATTCTCACGCTCTAGTTGAGCCTTCCTCTTCATGGCCTCCCGCTCTGGCCGCTGCTCTTTTGTGATGGGCTTTGACATTACTGGCTCAGGAACATTGGGTTTCCTCCAAGGAATTGGTTGGAAGCAGAAGTCTTGGAGTAGAAACTGGGTTTGAGGCTTGGGTGGGGACTGGTGCTTGGTCACAGCAGGGGGAACAGACTCCTGCTGGAGAGAAGTGCAGGATGAAGTTCTGTAGGGCACAGGCCGAGGAGCAGCAGACTGAGGGACGCTAGGCCGGGTAGGTTTGGTCAAACCCGGTTGGGTTGGATTGGTCACAGTTGTCTGAGCTGGTTTGGCAGGACCTGGCAAAGATGCAGGAGCTGGCCGGGATGCATTGACTGCCGCAGGTTGAGCTGAGTTAGTAGAACCAGGCCAGGCAGGATAAGCCACAGCAGGCCGATATGAGGCCAGAGACTGTGGCCTCCGAGGAACAGGTCGAGCCTGAGGCTTGTCCAGGGTAGGAAAAGGCAAAGGTACTAACTTGACCTTCCCAGGAGGAGGCAGCTCGTGCTGCGATGGAGATAGACACTCTTTTTCAGCACTGCCATCTGGTTTCTGGGCTTTGACTGGAGTTTTCTCAGGACCTTTACCCTCACATGGGGTATTGAGCCATGACTTGATAGCAGGGGATGGCTGGGGGTCTTTAGGGTTGCTTGAATTTCCCAGGACCCGAGAGGAATTGAGTCCAGTTTTCTTATCACTCTtcttccccagtgcatgaaacACCTGCACAGACTCCAGCATGTGCATGCCTAGGCAGCTTCGAGGCTTTTTAAAGTTCTCTTGGCTAAAGTCAGGTTGATTTCTCTTTCGCTTCATCTTGGGAATGCTTGGCTTTTCCTCTGCCTTGACTTTGTTCCCTGATGGCTTATTCTCTCCTGCCTTCTTGTTTCCTCTGGTTCTCTTGGTCTTTTCCTGCCCATGGCTCTTAGTTTTTTTGGTTCTGCTGGTTGCAGCATTCTGAGTTTTGCTGTTCGGCTGCTTGGCTGTGTTCACAGGAGCCTTGTCACTGACTGCAGCATTGCATATAATCACTTCTCCCCCGAATGGGCACTCTGGGTCCTTTGGCTGGATTTTGGCCTTGGGAGCATCACTGACAGACTCAGAGGCTTTATGTTTGTTCTTCCTGGGTTGATCAGAGGGCGCCTTTATGACATTTGGCTTTTCCTGCACCTGATTCACCTTAACAGTGCTGGTATCTTTGGCTGTGATCAACTTTGGAGCTTCGGCTTGGTCAAGGTCTTTCAAAGACTGAAAGAACTGGGGAAGGTGAATATCCTTCACCAGTGTAGCAATGTCTGCAAAGCCACTGCTAGATTCAAACTCATTTTCAAGTGTCCCCAAGTCCTCAAAACTCAGGCTATTCTTTCCCAGATTCACATTTTCAGAAACAAGTTGCTCCTCTTGGCTGAGGGGATCAATGCTGGCCAGGAGCTCGTGAATATCAGAGATTTCTAAAGGGACTAGTGGAGGATCCTGGTTTTCTATTGGGATCTGGTAAGCATCATCCAGAGGCTTTGAAAACTTAGTTTTCATATCATCCAAATTCTTATTCTCTGTTTGTTCCTGGCTTGGAGCTGGAGGCAATGCCAGGAGATTACTGGCACTCTGGACTGGAGCTATCATTGAAACGTCCCCAAGTTCAAGTGGTGGATTACTCTCAAGGATCTGGATATTTCTGCTAATGCAGGACCTGGGGAATTCTGAAGTTTCTGACAGACAAAATGTCTGGCTTGGAGGTTGCGATCCCAGGGAATTTTCCATCCTCAGGGAAGTCTCCATCACTACAGAGGAATCAAGGAAGAAGTCAGTCCCTGGTGAGTGAGATGCTCCCTCCACCCTCAGACATCGGCGCAGTAATCATGTACCTTTCAGTGCTGGGCAAGGCATTTCTACTACCTAGTCTTAAGGATGGTGGACACTGTCTTATGCTAGGAGCTAAGAGATAACTGTTCTAATTCTTACTGGTGATCATTTGATGTCACTGATTTTTGGCTTTCTTTGTATTCCATAGGGATCTTATAAGCCAAATTAAAatgagtcatatttttaaaatataacatgtCTTACAAAGCCTAGGATTCTCACGTAGAGTCCTTTCAATTCTCCCCGCTTTCCTGAGAGACTAAACACACTTCACACCATGAACTATGAGAGGGAGTAGAGCTCTTcctgataaaatatataaacaaagaaTCTTCAGCCTGCCTGCTCTGGACAGGATCTCAGACCACAGGGTCTTAAATCTTGGTGTAAAGTAAGGAAGTGAGGGACAGTTAAACTGGCACTATCATAATAAGAGTTCTGAAACACCTCCCAAGAAGACTATAGCAATAGATCAGGGAAGGGAGTGACACAGTGTGGTAGTCCAGGGGGACTGATCAACCAGAACAGTGAAAAATGTGGTACCTTTTGGTACGcacttgtggtgttggagaagactcttgagagtcccttgaactgcaaagatccaaccagtccatcctaaaggaaatcaatcctgaatattcattggaacgactaatgttgaagcagaaactccaatactttggccacctgatgcaacgagctgactcatttgaaaagagcatctttcctgatgctgggaaagattgaaggcgggcggagaaggggacgacagaggatgagatggttggatggcatcagcgactcaatgggcatgagtttgaggacCTCTGCCCAACCAGTACCAACCATGGTACTAAAGGAGATTCAGCCCACAAATatcctccaggagctggtgatgcacagggaggcctggtgtgctgcagtgggtggggtcgcagagagtcggatacgactgagcgactgaactgcactgtgGTTCTCTTACACGTAGCATAAATGACCTTCACAGTGTGCAACCTTCCACCTGCATTAGGTGTTCTCATATACAGTCCAAAAACAGAGACCACTGAGCAAAGGTAGTGGTTATTAAAGTCCCGGGATCTAAATTCTGTCTATACGCCACTTCCCAGCTGTAGATTTGACCCCATTTTTTGAATGCCAAGCTCATTCTACTTTCTTGCTGTTTGTACTCACCTTGAAAACCTGTGTCTGTGATGGGCTGAGCAGACACAGAGTAGTAGACTCCAGAGGTAGAAGCTGGTGGTAGGATATTTGTGGGCTGAATCTCCTTTAGTACCATGACCATTTCTGGCTGGGCAGAGGTCCTGCTTCCTGCATACGACACAGAGCCATAGGACTGCAGGCAGGGGCCAAGTTCCTCAGATAGTAAAGGCCCCAGTGTGCCTTGGTGATAGTAATATTCCTGGCCTCCTCCCTGGTGGGGAAGTGACAGGCTGTGTCCCTGATTTGGAACCTGAGATGGTGTTCCCTGAACAAGGCTGGCAGAAAGAGGTGGATATAGAGGGACCATGCTATTGATGTCTGATGTTTTGTCATACTGGGCTGCCATAGACATGGAGGAGACAGCTGTGTCTTGGTCAATGACTGTCACAGTGAAGTCTCCAAGTGAAGAAGACTTCCTTTCAGTGCTTCCTGTGATGTTCCACTCAAAAACACCCGGATAGGAAGCAGCTGAGGTGGAGAGCTGGCTCTGGCCAGTGACTCCAGATAACATAGTTGTGCTGGGATGTTGGTAAAGGTAGGCACTACTCATGAGTGGCTGGAAAGAGGTGTCGGAGCCCGCTGGCAATTGCCATGCTGAACTGAGGGCTGGagcagagaccctggagaagttgCAGACACTTTCTGTGAGGGAAGCTGCGTTGCTCACAGCAGGAAGAGAGAGCTGAAGAGAATTCTGGGTTCCAAGTGCAGATGGATTTTGGAAATTTTCTGTAAGAACAAGAGGGTAAGAAAAAGATGAGTGAGATTGATAAATTCCCACTGTGTTTGAGGAACAGCATTATCTTAAGGTTcttgctatctgctgctgctgctgctaagtggcttcagtcgtgtccgactctgtgcaaccccatagacggcagccgaccaggctcccccatccctgggattctccaggcaagaacactggagtgggttgccattgccttctccaatgcatgaaagtgaaaagtgaaagggaagttgttcagttgtgtctggttctTGCTATCAGATGCCTCTAATATCAATACTTCCTGAGAAACCAAAAATCAGGCCATTATGACGGCTGTAAGGGTTGGAGCAGTTTGACACTTCCTTATGTTGACTACCTGTGCCCCCGTCTTGGGCATACATTGTGCAGAAGACCCAAGTGATGTGATTCAGACAttgttctccaggcaggaaataTCCTGCTTCCTGCCCTATCTTTCCCTTAAGCCTGCGCTAGTATTGACTTGCATGCTCTTTCCTAGAATTGAAGCATTTTAGAACTAGGAGGTCCCTAGAGAACTTCTGTTCTTATAGTTTCATTTCATGAGTAAGGAAAATAAGGCTAAGAGAGTTCAGATTGACTTGTTCAAGTTCTCTCATTATGTTAGTATCATTATCAGGTTTCAGAATCTAAGTATCCTGACTTTCTTGCCAGGATGCCGATCTGAGCATGATACGGCCAGAAACCAGGAGAAATTCAACTTATAATGTAGGCATTTTTTGTCCATGTGAAAACAAGATAGCTATTACTATTGTAATCTTTAGTGTCTCATTTTGCTTGCACATTTCCCTCACTGTTACCTAGAGTTCAGTGATAAATTTAAAGGGTCATCTTTACCCTCTTCAAGCCTGACTTCTCATCCCACCTCAAAACGATTATCTGAAAGTGAATTTCTGAAATGCCTTTTGAATGAAAAAAGTTATTTAACTCTCTGAGTTTCAGACTATTTATCTATAGAGTGGTTatcacaacaaaaataataatagtaataagtaAACACgaataattaatatattacataataaataataatacatgaataaatgataTATTACATATGATTTATATGGAGGAAGATTTAATAAATTCTAGAAAGACATAGAAAAATCGTGAAAAGCGGATTagttaatgtatatatacatgtataatatagaTATGAAAACTTCAGTGTGTGGCAAGTGTTAAAGCATAATAAGTTTCATGATAAATGAAGTTCTGTATCATATATACAATATTATGAGTGAATATTGCTCACTTTATCTTGGTAAATACTATTAATGAAAAGACACAATAGAAGGTGACTTTAAAttaattcctgctgctgctgctgcaaagtcgcttgtcatgtccgactctgtgcgactccatggactgcagcctaccaggctcctccgtccatgggattttccaggcaagagtactggagtggggtgccattgccttctctgaaatgaatTCCTAGCCAATACATACTGACAGAGAAGATATATCTGTAAAACATGCATAGCAAGCAACAGAATACAATAAATGTGATTGTATAGGTAGCCCAATATATGTAGACaattatttcagtaaaaaaaaggtacaaagtaGACAGCCAAATAATGTATAAAAGAATTTCATTATTGGGCTCATTCATATTTTTATGCAGCAAGTAACAGGTACTAAGtctagtaaaaatatatatttcaatgaaTATAACTATGTCACAAGCAGAAAGGAAAACTTAAAAAGTATCAAGACGGTTTTCATATTTATCCTAGAACTTAGATTATAATCATATTCAACATCCAGAAGGATGATATTCCAAAACCTGAAAGAACCATCTTCACTAGAATCcagtttaaaaagatttttaaatgtaggAAAATCCAAAGGACTCCACAACAATATTTTAgataaatgcagattttttttccctagcagCACTGTGCagtctggcagtgaaagcaccaagtcctatcCACTCGACAACCAGGAAATTCCCTATATGTGGAATTAGAGATACAGggcttgcctttttcttttccttcctaggTAGCTAAGCTCTAAAAATGGATGATGGCTGTTGATCAATGTGCTCTCTATGTTAGGAAGGAAATAATTGTAAAGATGAAAAGCAACCTTGACTTAGAACCTACTATCACACAAAAGAATGAGTCCTTCTgatttaagttaaaaatataattttaaaatgttatttttaattggtaAAATGTCTAATAGTTTCAAAGTCAGAATGAATGAAACACTGGAAATCAGCCCCCTAGATTAtcacttttgtttcttgtttatagGAAGTATCATTTCtaaaacatatttctaaaatatttatattcaaaattgTCAAGTGCCATCTGTGTTGAGAgaggcaataaaagaaaaacactgagtaTGACTTTTCTGATAAGCTGTTTTTCCTGGTGATACCTTATTCTGGCCTTACTTTCCTTCCTAGTCTATTAACAGAACCATTTGCGAA
This DNA window, taken from Bubalus kerabau isolate K-KA32 ecotype Philippines breed swamp buffalo chromosome 11, PCC_UOA_SB_1v2, whole genome shotgun sequence, encodes the following:
- the C11H2orf78 gene encoding uncharacterized protein C2orf78 homolog — its product is MYTWLQSFQTSSRIISSSLVSTVSFSSTSLTMSENFQNPSALGTQNSLQLSLPAVSNAASLTESVCNFSRVSAPALSSAWQLPAGSDTSFQPLMSSAYLYQHPSTTMLSGVTGQSQLSTSAASYPGVFEWNITGSTERKSSSLGDFTVTVIDQDTAVSSMSMAAQYDKTSDINSMVPLYPPLSASLVQGTPSQVPNQGHSLSLPHQGGGQEYYYHQGTLGPLLSEELGPCLQSYGSVSYAGSRTSAQPEMVMVLKEIQPTNILPPASTSGVYYSVSAQPITDTGFQVMETSLRMENSLGSQPPSQTFCLSETSEFPRSCISRNIQILESNPPLELGDVSMIAPVQSASNLLALPPAPSQEQTENKNLDDMKTKFSKPLDDAYQIPIENQDPPLVPLEISDIHELLASIDPLSQEEQLVSENVNLGKNSLSFEDLGTLENEFESSSGFADIATLVKDIHLPQFFQSLKDLDQAEAPKLITAKDTSTVKVNQVQEKPNVIKAPSDQPRKNKHKASESVSDAPKAKIQPKDPECPFGGEVIICNAAVSDKAPVNTAKQPNSKTQNAATSRTKKTKSHGQEKTKRTRGNKKAGENKPSGNKVKAEEKPSIPKMKRKRNQPDFSQENFKKPRSCLGMHMLESVQVFHALGKKSDKKTGLNSSRVLGNSSNPKDPQPSPAIKSWLNTPCEGKGPEKTPVKAQKPDGSAEKECLSPSQHELPPPGKVKLVPLPFPTLDKPQARPVPRRPQSLASYRPAVAYPAWPGSTNSAQPAAVNASRPAPASLPGPAKPAQTTVTNPTQPGLTKPTRPSVPQSAAPRPVPYRTSSCTSLQQESVPPAVTKHQSPPKPQTQFLLQDFCFQPIPWRKPNVPEPVMSKPITKEQRPEREAMKRKAQLERENAAKYTSLGKVQYFIEREKEMEIARYYGYAM